From Pseudobdellovibrio exovorus JSS, a single genomic window includes:
- a CDS encoding M20 family metallopeptidase has product MSLVEVCRKLISIDSCPTSSTVELVDYLAQLAEQAGLQAEVMHEVQNGITQANIIVRTPDHKVGDREFLLQTHLDTVDPGNFALWKKNDFNPYDAVIEDGKIYGLGAAEVKLDFICKLNALAKMKDKPFNALKPVLVGTFGEETGMQGALKLVRKNKINAKYALIGETSDLKIINAAKGFAVVEVRIPISEEEVAYKQSRELAESTTTQTKVFSGRSAHSSTPHLGDNAIQKMLDFLQKMPENMVLIEVDGGTRFNMIPSQAMVELEMVSHIKNPTLQKLNKIYKVIQEVDVDMRLLVDEEFEPSHSTWSAGIIRTQTDSILLGGSCRILPNVTQEQYELWMKKIQQVCEECGAQFRITDYKRPYRTNDSSVLIKSAQSILEKMGLEPRCVSLASTNEASLFTRLDIECICFGAGVREGNVHTPEEHVKIEDLEKATAFYEQMIERFCL; this is encoded by the coding sequence TTGAGTCTTGTCGAAGTTTGTCGCAAGCTGATCTCCATCGACAGTTGTCCGACCAGTTCAACTGTCGAATTGGTAGATTACTTGGCGCAATTAGCAGAGCAAGCTGGCCTGCAAGCGGAAGTGATGCATGAAGTGCAAAACGGCATTACGCAGGCGAATATCATTGTGCGGACTCCCGATCACAAAGTGGGGGATCGAGAATTCCTGCTGCAAACGCATTTGGATACAGTCGATCCAGGAAATTTTGCTCTTTGGAAAAAAAATGATTTTAATCCCTATGATGCCGTCATTGAGGATGGAAAAATTTATGGGTTAGGTGCTGCTGAAGTAAAGCTGGATTTTATTTGTAAATTGAATGCTCTAGCAAAAATGAAAGACAAACCTTTCAATGCCTTAAAACCAGTTCTTGTCGGCACTTTCGGCGAAGAAACAGGAATGCAAGGGGCTTTAAAGTTAGTACGCAAAAATAAAATCAACGCCAAGTATGCTTTAATTGGTGAAACGAGCGATTTAAAAATTATTAATGCGGCTAAAGGCTTCGCCGTAGTGGAAGTGCGTATTCCCATTAGCGAAGAAGAAGTGGCCTACAAACAATCGCGTGAATTAGCAGAATCGACAACAACACAGACAAAAGTTTTTTCTGGAAGGTCAGCACATTCTTCAACTCCGCATCTAGGTGATAATGCTATTCAGAAGATGTTAGACTTCTTACAAAAGATGCCCGAGAACATGGTGCTCATCGAAGTCGATGGTGGCACACGTTTCAACATGATTCCAAGTCAGGCTATGGTGGAACTTGAAATGGTTTCCCATATTAAAAATCCGACGCTGCAAAAATTGAACAAAATTTATAAAGTTATTCAAGAGGTCGATGTCGATATGCGCCTTCTGGTGGATGAAGAGTTTGAGCCGTCCCATTCGACGTGGAGTGCCGGAATTATCAGAACACAGACGGATAGTATTCTTTTAGGGGGATCGTGCCGCATCTTGCCGAATGTCACACAAGAGCAATACGAACTGTGGATGAAGAAGATTCAACAGGTATGTGAAGAGTGCGGAGCCCAATTCCGTATAACCGATTATAAGCGTCCTTATCGCACGAATGATAGCTCAGTTCTTATTAAATCAGCGCAGAGTATTCTAGAGAAAATGGGTTTGGAACCCCGTTGTGTGAGCTTGGCTTCGACCAATGAGGCGAGTTTGTTTACTCGGCTTGATATCGAATGTATTTGCTTTGGTGCGGGGGTACGAGAAGGCAATGTGCATACTCCCGAAGAACATGTTAAGATAGAGGACCTCGAAAAGGCGACCGCCTTTTACGAGCAAATGATCGAAAGGTTTTGTTTATGA
- a CDS encoding IdeS/Mac family cysteine endopeptidase, which translates to MPQENDTDVTTAETLPSEVLSSTDVAVSAVPDSEPTSDTQIQNSHTLPPATFEQALAFQQQKDWGKSLEAYQQLLDQSRTQDRSTLSDTQASVIYHNMSAIAFEQNDLLKAYVWSKKAVTLNPSNSLAKTAFEHYATQFQVPHIAKNASGFENFKKTAGLVPVDLWFVLSSLFVLLSFFLFFKKQLADRRSVLEGLYTRAAKWPIIMSIAAAVIFSSITWLTYADSKIPRAIVMTDSAPVQTAAGDNKPVIFAAPAGFEVEVLQKQDGYYQVRSAGAFSGWMRQSDLELLSLIF; encoded by the coding sequence ATGCCGCAAGAAAACGACACCGACGTCACTACCGCCGAAACTTTACCTTCTGAAGTCTTGTCTTCTACTGACGTAGCTGTATCCGCTGTACCGGATAGTGAACCCACAAGTGACACTCAGATTCAGAATAGTCACACTTTACCACCAGCGACATTCGAACAGGCTTTAGCCTTTCAGCAACAAAAAGACTGGGGTAAATCTCTTGAAGCTTACCAACAGTTACTCGACCAAAGTCGAACTCAGGATCGCTCTACTTTGAGCGATACACAGGCTTCGGTGATTTATCACAATATGTCGGCTATTGCGTTTGAACAGAATGATCTGCTGAAAGCCTATGTTTGGTCGAAAAAAGCTGTCACACTCAATCCATCGAACTCTTTGGCCAAAACAGCTTTCGAACACTATGCCACTCAGTTTCAAGTGCCCCACATCGCAAAGAACGCCTCAGGTTTTGAAAACTTCAAAAAAACCGCAGGCTTAGTTCCTGTTGATCTTTGGTTTGTTCTGAGCTCACTGTTTGTTTTATTAAGCTTTTTTCTGTTTTTCAAAAAGCAGTTGGCCGACAGACGAAGTGTGCTGGAAGGGCTTTACACTCGTGCAGCTAAGTGGCCAATTATCATGTCCATCGCCGCTGCTGTTATTTTTAGCAGTATCACATGGCTCACCTATGCAGACAGTAAAATTCCACGGGCTATTGTGATGACAGATTCAGCACCCGTGCAAACTGCAGCCGGAGACAACAAGCCCGTCATTTTCGCAGCTCCCGCCGGCTTTGAAGTTGAGGTTTTACAAAAGCAAGACGGCTATTATCAGGTGCGAAGCGCCGGAGCCTTTTCAGGTTGGATGCGCCAATCTGATTTAGAGCTGCTGAGCCTCATATTTTAA
- a CDS encoding tetratricopeptide repeat protein gives MKSFSQQLIDEARSAFIEGDYATAEPLLNQPTLLHSRNPEVLQMLATIYYDQGKFNRAITTFKKALEIDPGYTDAAVGLSIILNDIGRYEDARKIFEEAKALVDSKKQQKDPNTNEKFAQKHAELGDMYLQFKRFEESAEQYLKASSLSSRKADYVLRLAECYVQAGQKDKAIKELKTLLQTDPQLVAPRLKLGLVLYNSHHIAEAVDQWENILRYDAKNQEALRYLKMAQAAGVTTHL, from the coding sequence ATGAAGTCTTTTTCGCAGCAGCTTATTGACGAAGCTCGTTCCGCTTTTATTGAAGGTGATTACGCCACAGCAGAACCACTTTTGAATCAACCTACGCTGTTGCACTCTAGAAACCCTGAAGTTCTGCAGATGTTAGCCACGATCTATTACGATCAAGGTAAATTCAATCGCGCCATCACGACGTTTAAAAAAGCTCTTGAAATCGACCCTGGTTACACAGATGCCGCTGTTGGGCTTTCGATTATTTTAAATGATATTGGACGCTACGAAGATGCTAGAAAAATCTTCGAAGAAGCTAAAGCTTTAGTCGATAGCAAGAAGCAGCAAAAAGATCCCAATACCAATGAAAAGTTCGCGCAGAAGCACGCCGAGCTAGGCGATATGTACTTACAGTTTAAACGCTTCGAAGAAAGTGCTGAACAATATTTAAAAGCCAGCTCATTATCCTCTAGAAAAGCAGATTACGTTTTGCGCCTTGCCGAGTGCTATGTGCAAGCCGGACAAAAAGATAAAGCAATCAAGGAACTTAAAACTTTACTACAGACAGACCCGCAACTTGTGGCTCCTCGACTGAAGCTTGGTTTAGTTCTTTATAATTCCCATCATATTGCCGAAGCCGTCGATCAGTGGGAGAATATTTTGCGCTACGATGCGAAGAACCAAGAGGCTTTGCGCTATTTAAAAATGGCCCAAGCTGCTGGTGTAACAACTCACCTATAA
- a CDS encoding arginine N-succinyltransferase → MSFLIRSVRSDDLQQLTDLAKQFNLLNLPGNRKILAEKIARSEASFAGELPKDKSEYVFVVEDTEENLVVGSSLIIAKHGNEEVPHCYFKILKRDHFSQDLGLGFIHQVLRFQTDSDGPTEIGGLLVDKTYRRRPERLGKQISLSRFVYMGLNPERFEERVLCELTPPLTEEGRSEFWEALGRRFTGLPYQEADMLSQTNKEFIEALFPEEDIYLSLLDSKARLVLGRVGEATKPAQHLLESIGFEYLDEVDPFDGGPHYGAKTSEILPIKTGKKVTVGELKEATFKSQGLIGVGSDSFRCVMSSYEIRDGIVALPARARELLQVESDQQVFVSPLGTTGEGGRRSS, encoded by the coding sequence ATGAGTTTTTTAATCAGGTCTGTAAGAAGTGATGATCTTCAGCAACTGACCGATTTGGCGAAGCAATTTAATTTGCTGAACCTGCCGGGCAACCGCAAGATTTTAGCTGAAAAAATTGCCCGCAGTGAGGCTTCATTTGCTGGCGAATTGCCAAAAGATAAGTCGGAATATGTTTTTGTTGTGGAAGATACAGAAGAGAACTTAGTGGTGGGAAGCTCCTTGATTATCGCGAAACACGGTAATGAAGAAGTTCCGCATTGCTACTTTAAAATCCTCAAGCGCGACCATTTTTCTCAGGATTTAGGCTTGGGATTTATTCATCAGGTCTTACGTTTTCAAACGGATTCTGATGGGCCGACAGAAATTGGTGGACTCTTGGTAGATAAGACCTATCGTCGTCGCCCTGAGCGTTTAGGAAAACAAATTTCATTAAGTCGTTTTGTCTACATGGGATTAAACCCTGAGCGTTTTGAAGAGCGAGTGCTGTGTGAACTGACTCCGCCACTGACAGAAGAAGGGCGCAGTGAGTTTTGGGAAGCCTTAGGTCGTCGCTTCACAGGATTACCTTATCAAGAAGCGGATATGCTTTCGCAAACAAATAAAGAATTTATCGAAGCTCTTTTCCCAGAGGAAGATATTTATCTGAGCCTACTGGATTCTAAAGCGCGTTTGGTATTGGGACGTGTTGGTGAGGCGACCAAGCCAGCTCAACATTTACTTGAGAGTATCGGTTTTGAATATCTGGATGAAGTGGACCCTTTTGATGGAGGCCCTCATTACGGAGCTAAAACGTCTGAAATCTTACCTATTAAAACAGGAAAGAAAGTCACAGTAGGGGAATTGAAAGAGGCGACATTTAAGAGCCAAGGTTTAATTGGTGTCGGTTCTGACAGTTTCCGCTGTGTGATGAGCAGTTACGAGATTCGTGATGGCATTGTGGCTTTGCCAGCACGTGCACGTGAGCTGTTACAAGTGGAATCAGATCAACAAGTTTTTGTCAGCCCACTGGGAACTACTGGCGAAGGTGGAAGAAGGTCATCATGA
- the bamD gene encoding outer membrane protein assembly factor BamD yields the protein MTSKILKLLFISIFSFSVFSCTSADKTASTAEEAFAIAQEFDKKDRYTVAIQRYNDVKNKFPYSSYATAAELAIADVHFRSEAYPEAQVSYQNFRELHPRHARIDYVIFQIGMSYYQQLPDTFDRDIALANDAVYSFNELIRRFPNSEYFPQAQEYRRKAFTMLNEKELYIADFYFKQKVYSSALLRYESSYRKFPGFGLEPRSLLGATKSAQKLEDRQKQSQYYGLLISKFPESDEAKEAKREGLE from the coding sequence ATGACAAGTAAGATCTTGAAATTATTATTTATTTCTATTTTTTCATTCAGTGTATTTTCATGCACTAGTGCCGATAAAACTGCGTCCACAGCAGAAGAAGCTTTTGCCATCGCACAAGAGTTCGACAAGAAAGATCGCTACACAGTTGCGATTCAACGCTACAACGATGTTAAAAATAAATTTCCTTACAGTTCCTACGCCACAGCAGCAGAGCTGGCTATTGCCGATGTTCACTTCCGCAGTGAAGCTTATCCAGAGGCACAAGTCTCTTATCAAAACTTTCGAGAGTTACATCCGCGACACGCACGTATTGATTACGTGATTTTTCAAATCGGCATGAGTTACTACCAGCAACTTCCCGATACGTTTGATCGCGATATCGCATTGGCCAATGATGCTGTTTACAGCTTCAACGAATTGATTCGCCGTTTTCCAAATTCAGAATATTTCCCGCAAGCGCAAGAGTATCGTCGTAAAGCCTTCACTATGCTGAATGAAAAAGAACTCTATATTGCCGATTTTTATTTTAAACAAAAAGTCTACTCATCAGCTTTGCTGCGCTATGAAAGTTCTTACAGAAAGTTCCCTGGTTTTGGATTAGAACCTCGCTCTTTATTGGGAGCCACGAAAAGCGCACAGAAATTGGAAGATCGCCAAAAGCAGTCTCAGTACTACGGACTTTTAATTTCAAAATTCCCAGAGTCGGATGAAGCCAAAGAAGCTAAGCGCGAGGGACTGGAGTAA
- a CDS encoding pilus assembly protein, whose product MKFVNLSALAVVLFNLGFGLSTAAQAQTGAPMVPGNVPNSSVGTPGTNLPTQRPLTSTAGGTVNTAELPTDERPNSKRIRRQLNLVVGVTHDEEFRIPDREISAKGRINFFDGGNGIKRIEGTDFFRFFPTNVGNGIVSLHDKKTGQLLVEIHFDIRDDAAEKTLREVQAMLADIEGIEFKIVNGIVHLDGYVLVPRDLMRIGQVISTWGPDRVKSLVTLSPIARKKIVEFIANDVNNPEVKISAVGDYIKLEGQVNNEAERQRIRQIVQLYIPDMVIETSPNAGFVQIRGRKNEGRWEDLVVDLITVKTQEEKVEPPPKMIQIVTHFVKFNDNYLKSFNFSFSPVLSAVAGTENRQPTSTIGETAQLISNLLPKLNWAKVHGYAKVLDTAYVLTQDNVPGKISRTVQSSALIAGENGSLQQSPAPPARVDLQVVPSVRSERSGLITLKDLTVNVTTPSKSEATTTSIQTTISVRDRQSAAFGGILKKDSETNYGTPANPDAVITLEASKSYTRNNSQFVVFVTPIIKSSASAGVEQVKKKFRVRD is encoded by the coding sequence ATGAAGTTTGTCAATTTATCTGCCTTGGCGGTAGTACTTTTCAATTTAGGTTTTGGTCTTAGCACAGCGGCACAAGCGCAAACCGGAGCTCCTATGGTTCCGGGTAATGTTCCTAACTCGAGTGTGGGAACACCAGGAACAAATTTACCCACTCAACGCCCTTTAACTTCTACTGCTGGTGGCACTGTCAATACGGCAGAGCTTCCAACAGATGAAAGACCCAACAGCAAAAGAATCCGCCGCCAGTTAAATCTTGTTGTCGGTGTTACCCATGATGAAGAGTTTCGTATTCCAGACCGCGAGATCAGCGCTAAGGGTCGTATCAATTTTTTCGATGGTGGCAATGGCATCAAACGTATCGAAGGCACGGATTTCTTTCGTTTCTTCCCTACGAATGTAGGCAATGGAATCGTGTCTTTACACGATAAGAAAACAGGTCAGCTTCTGGTCGAAATCCATTTTGATATTCGTGACGACGCCGCAGAAAAAACTCTGCGTGAAGTGCAGGCCATGCTAGCTGACATTGAAGGTATCGAGTTTAAAATCGTAAATGGAATTGTTCACCTTGATGGCTATGTCCTTGTCCCACGTGATCTTATGCGCATCGGACAGGTGATCAGCACATGGGGCCCTGATCGCGTCAAATCACTGGTGACATTAAGCCCGATTGCCCGAAAAAAAATTGTGGAATTCATCGCCAATGACGTGAATAACCCTGAAGTCAAAATTTCAGCGGTCGGAGACTATATCAAACTTGAAGGCCAAGTGAATAACGAAGCCGAAAGACAACGTATCCGTCAAATCGTGCAGCTTTATATTCCCGATATGGTCATCGAAACATCGCCAAATGCTGGCTTTGTGCAAATCCGAGGTCGTAAGAATGAGGGCCGCTGGGAAGATCTTGTTGTGGATTTGATCACAGTTAAGACTCAGGAAGAAAAAGTTGAGCCTCCACCGAAGATGATTCAAATCGTAACTCACTTCGTGAAGTTTAATGACAACTATCTAAAATCATTTAATTTTTCTTTTTCTCCGGTATTAAGTGCTGTGGCAGGGACAGAGAATCGTCAACCCACATCAACTATCGGTGAAACAGCTCAGTTGATCAGTAACTTACTTCCTAAGCTGAACTGGGCGAAGGTCCACGGCTACGCAAAAGTTCTGGATACAGCCTATGTTTTAACTCAGGACAATGTGCCCGGAAAAATTTCACGTACCGTACAGAGTAGCGCGCTCATAGCCGGCGAAAATGGCTCGCTTCAACAGTCTCCGGCCCCGCCCGCCCGCGTGGATTTACAGGTCGTTCCCTCAGTAAGATCTGAACGTTCGGGTTTGATCACACTAAAAGACTTAACCGTTAATGTGACGACGCCATCTAAAAGTGAAGCCACAACGACTAGTATTCAAACGACTATCTCGGTGCGGGATCGCCAAAGTGCTGCTTTCGGGGGAATCTTAAAAAAGGACTCTGAAACAAATTATGGAACTCCAGCAAATCCTGATGCTGTCATCACTTTAGAGGCGTCTAAAAGCTACACACGCAATAATTCTCAGTTTGTTGTCTTCGTCACCCCTATCATCAAATCCTCAGCCAGCGCGGGTGTTGAGCAAGTTAAAAAGAAATTCCGAGTGCGTGATTAG
- a CDS encoding Flp1 family type IVb pilin has protein sequence MKLLSNLRNRLRKNLVNNKRGQGATEYILLLVVVVGLVMVFGPKIKSMVGDKMESLSQDVQGVTTDI, from the coding sequence ATGAAGTTATTATCTAATCTAAGAAATCGCTTAAGAAAAAATTTAGTTAACAACAAGCGTGGTCAAGGTGCTACTGAGTACATCTTATTATTAGTGGTTGTTGTTGGTCTTGTAATGGTTTTCGGACCAAAAATTAAGTCTATGGTGGGTGACAAAATGGAGTCATTATCACAAGACGTTCAAGGCGTAACAACGGATATCTAA
- the cpaB gene encoding Flp pilus assembly protein CpaB produces MGPNESRNLWISIGAGVFATFLLYSYSQEKRNEIEKAAGDTIRVVVAREDIRHMDTIYDNVLEIKEKLRKDVEPDAYENIQGVVGGIAAIPIKKGQTLTKNQILELGPETGMAPQVSPGKRAVTIPVSDDRANARLIRPGDRVDILAIIDSGRGVNQKREVTVLMQDVVILATGINVNNNIPRTIERDPSGRGLVQTTLTGDTRYNTITIEARIEEAQDLVYLAATNSSSLYFLLRNPYDRKVAPRVPASSAEDIQRRILPTGPSSQSPTNLAPNNGLLGR; encoded by the coding sequence ATGGGACCAAATGAATCAAGAAATTTATGGATCTCGATCGGAGCTGGTGTTTTTGCCACGTTCTTACTTTATTCGTACTCACAAGAAAAACGAAACGAGATTGAAAAAGCAGCCGGAGACACGATCCGTGTTGTGGTCGCACGTGAAGATATCCGTCACATGGATACGATCTACGATAACGTTTTAGAAATTAAAGAAAAGCTCAGAAAAGATGTCGAGCCCGATGCCTATGAAAACATTCAAGGTGTCGTTGGTGGTATTGCGGCGATCCCTATAAAAAAAGGTCAAACTCTGACGAAGAATCAGATTCTTGAGTTAGGCCCTGAAACAGGTATGGCACCGCAGGTATCCCCAGGAAAACGTGCCGTTACAATCCCCGTCAGTGATGATCGTGCCAATGCACGTTTAATTCGCCCAGGTGATCGCGTAGATATTTTGGCGATCATTGACTCTGGCCGTGGTGTTAATCAAAAACGTGAAGTGACTGTACTCATGCAAGACGTAGTGATCTTGGCGACAGGGATCAACGTGAATAATAATATCCCACGTACAATCGAAAGAGATCCTTCAGGTCGTGGTTTAGTTCAAACGACGCTTACTGGTGATACTCGCTATAATACAATTACAATCGAGGCCCGCATCGAAGAGGCGCAAGATTTGGTGTATTTAGCCGCTACGAACTCTAGTAGCTTGTATTTCCTTCTTAGAAATCCTTACGATCGTAAAGTGGCACCACGAGTTCCAGCCTCTTCCGCAGAGGACATTCAAAGACGTATTCTTCCAACTGGACCTTCATCTCAGTCACCTACGAACTTAGCACCAAATAATGGTCTTCTAGGCCGATAG
- a CDS encoding aminotransferase class III-fold pyridoxal phosphate-dependent enzyme, whose product MLSLFKNTLNHVAASDETLVGRRIDRDPAVESLVRDLVDEVSAHNNSIDTVRGPNESLKVQAQKKAEEIAKLRGRPLYHNYIGTGAGRGPFVELEDGSIKLDLINGIGIHLMGHSHPRVMQASVRGALSDIIMQGNLQPNNEYLHLTEKLVRIAGRRSNLKHAWFSTCGTMANENALKMARQKNSPARFVFAMKNAFAGRSTMMAEVTDNAAYKQGLPEYNEVLRIPNYDKRDPQSIEKALRAMKEQYAQHEKDVSCFVFEPMLGEGGFVPTPREFYIPMLEFCKQNKIAVWADEVQTFARTGEFFAFETMDLGQYMDIVTIAKTVQLGATLYTEEYNPKPGLIAGTFSGGTSSMAAGLEILNMLEEGYLGPNGRIQQIHQRFIDGLNKLNETTCKDLTRDAGGMGLMIAFTPFDGKKEQVEALVKKLFANGLIAFSCGKDPVRIRFLVPAIIQDSEIDLALQIVEKTILEGL is encoded by the coding sequence ATGTTATCTCTTTTCAAAAATACTCTTAATCATGTCGCAGCTTCGGATGAAACTTTAGTTGGAAGACGTATTGATCGTGATCCCGCAGTTGAAAGTCTTGTGCGTGATTTAGTGGATGAAGTGAGTGCACATAATAATTCCATTGATACGGTTCGTGGTCCTAATGAATCTTTAAAAGTACAAGCGCAAAAGAAAGCAGAAGAGATCGCTAAATTACGTGGTCGTCCTCTGTACCATAACTATATCGGCACAGGTGCAGGACGTGGTCCTTTTGTTGAACTTGAAGATGGCAGTATCAAGTTGGATTTGATCAATGGTATCGGAATTCACTTAATGGGGCACAGTCATCCACGAGTGATGCAGGCTTCTGTGCGTGGAGCTTTGTCTGATATTATTATGCAAGGAAACTTACAGCCAAATAATGAGTACTTACATTTAACAGAAAAATTAGTACGCATTGCTGGCCGCCGTAGTAACTTGAAGCACGCATGGTTTTCAACATGTGGAACAATGGCGAATGAAAATGCTTTGAAGATGGCTCGCCAAAAAAATTCTCCAGCGCGATTTGTATTTGCTATGAAAAATGCTTTTGCCGGACGTTCAACGATGATGGCCGAAGTGACAGACAATGCGGCTTACAAGCAGGGCTTGCCTGAGTACAATGAAGTTTTAAGAATTCCAAATTACGATAAGCGTGATCCACAAAGTATTGAAAAAGCTTTGCGCGCGATGAAAGAACAGTACGCTCAACATGAAAAAGATGTGTCGTGTTTTGTATTTGAACCGATGCTGGGCGAAGGTGGCTTTGTGCCAACTCCACGTGAGTTTTACATCCCGATGTTAGAGTTCTGTAAACAAAACAAGATCGCCGTGTGGGCAGACGAAGTGCAAACATTTGCTCGTACGGGTGAATTCTTTGCTTTTGAAACGATGGATTTAGGACAGTACATGGATATCGTCACTATTGCGAAGACAGTGCAGTTGGGAGCCACTCTTTACACGGAAGAGTACAACCCAAAACCAGGTTTAATCGCAGGGACATTCTCGGGCGGGACGTCATCAATGGCAGCCGGATTGGAAATTCTGAATATGTTAGAGGAAGGCTATTTGGGACCAAATGGTCGCATTCAACAAATTCACCAACGTTTTATCGACGGATTAAATAAGCTAAATGAAACCACATGCAAAGATTTAACACGAGATGCAGGTGGCATGGGATTGATGATTGCGTTCACTCCGTTCGATGGAAAAAAAGAACAGGTTGAAGCGCTAGTCAAAAAACTTTTTGCTAATGGCTTGATTGCATTCAGTTGCGGAAAAGACCCTGTGCGTATTCGCTTCTTAGTGCCAGCGATTATCCAAGATTCAGAAATTGATTTAGCATTACAAATTGTAGAAAAGACAATTTTAGAAGGGCTCTAG
- the hpt gene encoding hypoxanthine phosphoribosyltransferase, giving the protein MAQIKDEMTSFLSKEDIAKLVSKLASQIESDYEGKEIIFICPLRGSIHFAADLMRKVELMQQVDFVYVQSTEKGGAIRMTKDISLNITGKDVIIIEEVIDTARTLSFLKSRLLASHPASLRIVTLLDKPARRELPIRADYIGKTIEDRYVVGYGMDSEELGRNYSDIYVLRN; this is encoded by the coding sequence ATGGCTCAAATCAAAGACGAAATGACATCATTTTTATCTAAAGAAGATATCGCTAAATTAGTGAGTAAATTAGCTTCGCAAATTGAAAGCGACTACGAAGGTAAAGAGATTATCTTTATCTGTCCTTTACGCGGTTCTATTCACTTCGCGGCAGACCTTATGCGCAAAGTGGAGTTAATGCAGCAAGTGGATTTCGTCTACGTTCAATCTACTGAAAAAGGCGGAGCTATTCGTATGACGAAAGACATCAGCCTGAATATCACAGGTAAAGATGTCATCATCATTGAAGAGGTAATCGATACAGCTCGCACGTTGAGTTTCTTAAAAAGCCGCCTGTTAGCTTCTCATCCGGCTTCACTTAGAATTGTAACTTTATTGGATAAACCAGCTCGCCGTGAATTACCAATCCGCGCCGATTACATCGGTAAAACAATCGAAGATCGCTACGTTGTAGGATATGGAATGGACTCTGAAGAGCTAGGCCGTAACTACTCTGATATTTACGTTCTAAGAAACTAA